The genomic interval GACCGGGTCGGCCGGGTCGTAGGGGGTGTAGTAGTACGACCAGTCGGCGTCGGCGAGGAGTCGGGCGACGCGCGGACGCAGTTCCGGGTCGGCGTCGGCGGCGATCTTCAGCCCTGTGACGAGCCAGGCGTTGTCGACGGTGGAGAGGAAGGGGCGCACCGGGTCGCCCGTCCCGGGCCAGCTCGTGAGGACCGAACCGTCGTACGCGTCATACCAGTTGAACCAGAAGCCGTGCGCGCGCTCCAGCTTCTCGACCGCCGTGAGGGTGCGGGCCAGGCGCTGGTGCATGACGGACCCGGAGATCACGCCGAGGCCGGCCGCGGCGACCGTCGACCACAGGCCGCAGCCGATGTTGGTCGGTGAGGTCTGGGTCGAGGGCACGGGGGTGCCGGTGCCGGAGACGTCCATCGTGTCGGCGGTCAGGCCGAGTTCGGTGGTCATGGCGGTCATCGAGCGGTAGGTCGCCTCGAACCAGGTCCGCAGCGGCGCGCTGTCGGGGGCGGGGCGGCCACGGGTCGACGCCGACGCGGAGGCGAGGGGCAGCGTGGCGGTGAGGGCGGCGGCTCCCGCCGTGGCGGTGGTGAGGAACGTACGACGGTTCATGCGGGTCCAACTCCCAGGGGAATGCGGGCGGGACGGGCAAGGGAAGGGGTGCGTGCGTCGTCGTGGCCCGTGTGGGACATCTGTGGGGCGGGAGCCGACGGGCTGTCAGGCGCCCGTCGGCTCCCGGGACTTGGGGCGGAGCTACGCGTTCCCGCTCGCTGTGCGCGGCAGTTCGCGGGTGCGGCCCAGGGCGCCGAGCCAGGCGGCGGACGGCTTGGCGGTGCGGACGAAGGTGACCGGGTCCACGGCGATCAGGCCGAACGTCGGCCGGTAGGAGCCCCATTCGTAGTTGTCGAGGGCGCTCCAGGCCAGGTATCCGTCGATGTTCAGGCCGTCGTCGAGGGCGGCGGCGACCGCGTCCAGGGCACCGGCGTAGTAGTCGACGCGGCGGGGGTCGTCGGCGGTGGCGATGCCGTTCTCGGTGACGATCAGCGGGACGTCGGGGCCGACGACGTCGGCGGTGTGGCGCAGGGCGTGGCCGACGGCCTCCGGGTAGAACTCCCATTGGGTGAGGGTGCGTTCGGCGTCCTCGGGCGCGGGGATCGGGCCGTTGGCGCCGATCTTGGTGCGGGTGTAGGACTGGACGCCGATCCAGTCGTCGTCGCGGGCGGCCTCGATGAAGATGTCCTCGCGGGGGTGGCGGTAGGCGGCGGTGACGTCCTCGGCGCCGGGCAACGCCTGGTAGACCTGGTTGGCGATGGTCCAGCCGACCTGGATGGCGGGGTCGATCGCGCGCACCGCCTTGACGGCGGCCCGGTGGGCGGCGATCACCGCGTGGGTGGTCCCCTCGTCCGGGGTGGGCAGTCCGGCGGGCGGGAAGCCCTGGTCACCGGCCTTGGCTGCGCCTGCCATCACGGCGATCATGTTGGGTTCGTTGATGGTGCAGACATGGCGGACGCCGTCCGCGATGATCGGCGCGCAGTGCTCGACGTAGCGGGCGAACAGGTCGGCGGCGCCGTCGGCGGTCCAGCCGCCGAGGTCCTCGAACCAGCGCGGGACCGTGAAGTGGTGCAGGGTCACCATCGGGCGCAGGCCGCGGGCGAGGGCTCCGTCGACCATGCGGCGGTAGTGGGCGATCTCGGCGCGGGAGAAGGTGCCGGGGACGGGTTCTATGCGGGCCCATTCGACGCTGAACCGGTAGTCGGTGAAGCCCAGTTGGGCGAGCAGGTCCATGTCCTGCTCCCAGCGGTGGTAGCTGTCGCAGGCGTCCAGGCTCGGCTCCTCGATGCCGGCCGCCGGGTCGTGTTCCTTGCGCCACCAGTCACTGTTGACGTTGTTCCCCTCGATCTGGTGGGCGGCCGTGGAGGCGCCCCACAGGAAGCCGTCGGGGAACGGGGTGGGAGTGTGACTCATGGTTCGTCGCGTCTTTCTGCTGGGTGGAGGCAGGCGGGCGGGTGAGGCCAACGGGTGTGCGGGGCGGGCTACTTGAGCCCGGCGGTCGCGATGCCCTGGGTGAAGTGGCGTTGCAGTACGGCGAAGACGAGCAGCACCGGCAGCACGACGAGCAGGGAGCCGGCCATCAACATGCCGTTGCCGCCGCCGACCGTGCGGTTGGGATCGTTGGCGAACGTGGCCAGGGCCACGGGCAGCGTGTACTTGCCGGGGTCGTTGGTCGCGATCAGCGGCCAGACGAAGTTGTTCCAGGAGCCGAGGAAGGTGAAGATCGTCAGGGTCGCCAGGGCGGGCTTGACCAGGGGCAGCACGATGCGCCAGAAGATGTACCACTCGCCGGCGCCGTCGATGCGGGCCGCTTCGAGGAGTTCGTCGGGGATCGACTGCATGAACTGCCGCATGAGGAAGACCCCGAAGGCCCCGGCGGCGAAGGGCAGGACCAGTCCGGCGTAGGTGTCGATCAGGTTCAGCTTGGTCATCAGCACGTACAGGGGCAGCACGAGCAGGTTGCCGGGCACCATCAGGGCCGCGAGGACGATGCCGAACACCTTGGAGCGGCCGGTGAATTGGAGCTTGGCGAGGGCGTAGCCGAGCATCGAGCAGAACAGCAGATTGCAGACGGTCACGAGCACCGCCACGATCAGCGAGTTCATGAAGTACCGCGCCATGTCCAACTGGTCCAGCAGGTCACGGAAGTTGGCGAGCGTCCAGTGGCTGGGGATCCACACCGGCGGGCTGGCTGCGAGGTCCTTCTTCGTCTTGAAGGCCGACAGCGCCATCCACAGGAACGGTGCGGCCATGACCAGCAGCCCCAGCGAGGCGACCGTGTACAGCAGGGGTCCTCGGACGCGGCCCGGGCGGCGGGTCGGGGCGGTCGCCGTCGGCGCGGTCATGAGGTGTTGTCCTTCAACAGTCGGAGCTGGAGCACCGTGATGCCCATGATCACCACGAACAGGACGTACGCCATGGCGCTCGCGTAGCCCATGTGGAAGAAGTTGAAGCCCTCCTGGTACATGTCCAGGGAGACGGTCATGGTGGAGTTGGAGGGGCCGCCCTGGGTCATCACGAAGGGTTCCTCGAACACGTTGAGGTAGCCGATGGAGGTGATGACGGTGGCGTAGAGCATCGTCGGCCGCAGCAACGGCACGGTGACGCGCCGCAGTTCCTGCCAGGCGCCGGCGCCGTCCAGCCGCGCGGCCTCCCGGACCTCGGTGGGGATGGCCTGTAGCCCGGCGATGAACAGCACCATCACGGTGCCGAGGTTGCGCCACACCGCCATCGCGATCAGCGAGGGCATGGCCCAGGTCTCGGAGCCGAGGAAGTCCGGTGCGGTCAGGCCGAGTTCGGAGGCGAGACCGGCGACGAGCCCGTCCGAGGGGTCGAGCACGAACCGCCAGACGACGGCGACCGCGACGATGGTGGTGACGACCGGTGCGTAGAAGCCGACACGGAAGAAGGTGCGGGCGCGGTCGATGCCGTTGTTGAGCAGGACGGCGACGAGCAGTCCCAGTACGACGGTCAGCGGGACGCCGACGACCACGAAGTAGCCGGTGTTGAAGAGCGCCGTGCGGAAGACGTCGTCGTCGAAGAGCCGTGTGTAGTTGTCGAAGCCGACGAACTCCGCCTCGAAGGGGCGGGTCACGTCGCGCGCCCCGAAGTCGGTGAAGCTCATCAGGAGCGTCGCGACGATCGGGAGGAGCATGAAGACGCCGAACAGCACGAGGAAGGGCGTGGAGAACAGCCAGCCGTGCAGGTTGTGCCGGCCCAGTCGACGGCCGCGGTCCGGCCCTCGCGTCGACCCTCGCATCGGCCCAACGGGGGCCTTGGAAGGCTTCGTTGGGCCCGTGGCCGCGCTGTCGGCGGTCGATCCGGTCACCAGGGACATCGCTGTTACCTCACGAGCCCTTCGATCTGGGACTGCGCCTTGCCCAGCGCGTCCTTCGCGGACGAACGCCCCTGCGTGACCTGTTCGATGGCGGTGTCGACCTTGGAGGTGATCTCGGTCAACTTCGGGTCGGACGGCGGGGTCTTGGCCGTTTCGAGTTGCTGCCGCCAGATCTTCAGGTTGGCGTCGGTGGCGAGTTCACCGGTCTCCCAGGCCGCCTTGTTGGCGGGCAGGTCGCGGGTGCGCTCGTACCAGTCGGCTTGACCCTGGGCGTTGGTGAGGGAGGCGATGAACTGCTTGGCGGCGGCCTTGTGTTCGCTGTCCGCCGAGATCGCGAGACTGGATCCGCCGGCCATCGACACGGAGGACACGTCCGTCGGTACGGGCGCGATCGCCCACTTGCCCTTCAGGTCCGGGTAGTTGTCGTCGAGCAGGGACATGATCCACGGCCCGCCGAAGAACATGGGCACGGAACCGGTGTTGAAGTCCTTGGTGACGTCGTAGCCGGGCCGCACCGACTTGGCGCTGAGTCCCTTGGAGAAGTAACTCCCGTAGTTCTCCAGCGCCTTGACGGCCGCCGCGCTGTCGATGACGGGCTTGTCGTCCTTCGTGAGCAGCTCACCGCCCGCCGAGTACAGGAACGGGTAGAAGCTCTGCACGGTGTCCAGACCACCCGGCTGGATGGACAGCCCCCACTTGGTGCCGGCCTTCTTCCGGTACGCCTCGGCCGCCTTCTGGAGGTCGGTCATGGTCGCCGGGGCGGCCTTGAGGCCGGCCTTGGCCGCGAGGTCGGTGCGGTAGTAGAGGACGCGGGTGTCGACGTACCACGGGACGCCGTAGGCCTTGCCGTCGTACGACACCTGGTCCCAGGCGGCGGGGAAGAAATCGCCCTCCTTGGCCGTCTTGGTGTCGACCGGTTCGAGGACGCCCATGTCCGCGAACTCGCCGAGGTAGGTCCCGCCCATCTGGACGACGTCGGGGAGCTTGTCGGCGGCAGCGGCGGCGACCAGCTTCTGGTGGGCCACGTCCCAGCCGACGGGGGTCACCTTCACGGTGATGTTGGAGTGCGTCTTCTCGTACGCCTTCGCGACGTCGGCGAGCTTCTCGCCCTCGGTGCCCATCGCCCAGACCGTCAGGGTCTGCTTGGCGTCGGCCGCCACCTCCGCGCCACCGGAACCACCGCAGGCGGTGAGGGTGAGCGCGGAGGCCACGGTGAGGGCGATCGAAGCGGTGGTAGCAGGACGGCGCATGGACTGCTCCTCCTTGAGCGTTCCGGATGTATGCGCTTCCTGTAAGCGCATACATCACTCTCGTGCAAGGGTTCCGGGGCGGGCAAGGGGGTCTCGGTCACGCTCCCGTAACGACTGGGACATCTGGCGGCGTCACTGAATCGAGGTCGGGAGATCTGGCGATCCAGGGCGCTTCGGGTGGGTGGCCCGGTGTCCGCGCGGGCGGCACGGGGCCCGTCCTGGCCGCTGCGGAACGGGAGAAGTTCAGTGGATTACCCGATGCCCGGGCGGTCGGTGATCCGCGACGATGATGTGTCGTACCGGGCCTTCTTCGACGTACTGGGCTGGGCTCCGGGACGTCGCACACCGAGGGGGATGCCGGCATGCCGTCGAAGAGGTTGGCTCTGTGGGGTGAAGAGCTTTTCTGGATCAGGGAAGTGGAGCGGCGCAGCGGCCTGACACCGGAGAACCGCGCGGAACTCGCCCTCGCACAAAGGGGGTTCGAGCCCTGTCTGCTGGCCGTTCTCCGGCTGTCGCTGGGGACGGCCCCGGACACCCGCGTCGCCACCGGGTGGTTCCGGCAGGCGCTCGCCCGGACGGGCCACCTCGCCCGGGCGGCCGAGTCGGCGTACGCCATCAGCGACGAGGCCGAGCGGAGTGAGGAACTCCTGACCCTGGTGAAGACCGCCGCCGACGCCGAAGGCCTGTGCGACGCACAGGATTTGGCCGAGTCGATCCCCGTACGCCAACTGCGGGACCGGGCACTGGTCGCCCTCGTGCCGACGTGGGCCCGGGCGGGCGAACGCGACCGGGCTGTCGCCATGGCGGAGAGCGTGCGCTATCCGCACAACTGGGGTGTGGCGTGGGCTCTGCTGGCGAAGGCGGTGGCGGACGACGGTGACACCCTCGACGCACTCAAGTTCGCCGATCGCGCCGACGCCGAGGCGAGTTCCGCCGGCTTTGACGGGACGGGAGAGGTGCTTGCCCTTCTTGTGGGGGTGGCGGACGTCGGCGGCGACCAGGTGCGGGCGGCCATGCTCGCCGACCGCGTCGAGGACTTCGCGCGGTCGCACGGGGCGAGCCCGCCGAGCCCGTGGGGCCAACCTGGGCCGCTGGCAGTGGTGTTGGCTCGGGAGGCGCTGAGAGGGG from Streptomyces sp. NBC_01288 carries:
- a CDS encoding glycoside hydrolase family 1 protein: MSHTPTPFPDGFLWGASTAAHQIEGNNVNSDWWRKEHDPAAGIEEPSLDACDSYHRWEQDMDLLAQLGFTDYRFSVEWARIEPVPGTFSRAEIAHYRRMVDGALARGLRPMVTLHHFTVPRWFEDLGGWTADGAADLFARYVEHCAPIIADGVRHVCTINEPNMIAVMAGAAKAGDQGFPPAGLPTPDEGTTHAVIAAHRAAVKAVRAIDPAIQVGWTIANQVYQALPGAEDVTAAYRHPREDIFIEAARDDDWIGVQSYTRTKIGANGPIPAPEDAERTLTQWEFYPEAVGHALRHTADVVGPDVPLIVTENGIATADDPRRVDYYAGALDAVAAALDDGLNIDGYLAWSALDNYEWGSYRPTFGLIAVDPVTFVRTAKPSAAWLGALGRTRELPRTASGNA
- a CDS encoding carbohydrate ABC transporter permease; its protein translation is MTAPTATAPTRRPGRVRGPLLYTVASLGLLVMAAPFLWMALSAFKTKKDLAASPPVWIPSHWTLANFRDLLDQLDMARYFMNSLIVAVLVTVCNLLFCSMLGYALAKLQFTGRSKVFGIVLAALMVPGNLLVLPLYVLMTKLNLIDTYAGLVLPFAAGAFGVFLMRQFMQSIPDELLEAARIDGAGEWYIFWRIVLPLVKPALATLTIFTFLGSWNNFVWPLIATNDPGKYTLPVALATFANDPNRTVGGGNGMLMAGSLLVVLPVLLVFAVLQRHFTQGIATAGLK
- a CDS encoding carbohydrate ABC transporter permease → MSLVTGSTADSAATGPTKPSKAPVGPMRGSTRGPDRGRRLGRHNLHGWLFSTPFLVLFGVFMLLPIVATLLMSFTDFGARDVTRPFEAEFVGFDNYTRLFDDDVFRTALFNTGYFVVVGVPLTVVLGLLVAVLLNNGIDRARTFFRVGFYAPVVTTIVAVAVVWRFVLDPSDGLVAGLASELGLTAPDFLGSETWAMPSLIAMAVWRNLGTVMVLFIAGLQAIPTEVREAARLDGAGAWQELRRVTVPLLRPTMLYATVITSIGYLNVFEEPFVMTQGGPSNSTMTVSLDMYQEGFNFFHMGYASAMAYVLFVVIMGITVLQLRLLKDNTS
- a CDS encoding sugar ABC transporter substrate-binding protein; the protein is MRRPATTASIALTVASALTLTACGGSGGAEVAADAKQTLTVWAMGTEGEKLADVAKAYEKTHSNITVKVTPVGWDVAHQKLVAAAAADKLPDVVQMGGTYLGEFADMGVLEPVDTKTAKEGDFFPAAWDQVSYDGKAYGVPWYVDTRVLYYRTDLAAKAGLKAAPATMTDLQKAAEAYRKKAGTKWGLSIQPGGLDTVQSFYPFLYSAGGELLTKDDKPVIDSAAAVKALENYGSYFSKGLSAKSVRPGYDVTKDFNTGSVPMFFGGPWIMSLLDDNYPDLKGKWAIAPVPTDVSSVSMAGGSSLAISADSEHKAAAKQFIASLTNAQGQADWYERTRDLPANKAAWETGELATDANLKIWRQQLETAKTPPSDPKLTEITSKVDTAIEQVTQGRSSAKDALGKAQSQIEGLVR